In Leuconostoc kimchii IMSNU 11154, the DNA window AATACTACCTGTGATCAACAAAATAGACAGTCTAAATGCTGACGTGGCCATGGTCAAACAACAAATATTAGAGTTAGACGTCGATTTTTCGGATAGTGATATTTTAGAAGTTTCTGCCAAGCATGGGACTGGGGTTGAGAACTTACTAGAAGAAATTATCCAACGCATACCAATGCCAAAATTAGATCATTCTGTTTCTGGTCTTAAAGCGTTAGTATTTGATTTGTCATACGATAATTATCAAGGTATTATAGCGCATGTTCGATTATTTTCAGGTGAATTAAGAGCGAATCAAAAACTTCATTTGATGCATGCTGATAAAAAGTTTGAATCAAAAACAATTGGTATCTTTAATCCAAATATGGTTGAGAAAGATGCTTTACATGCTGGCGAAGTCGGATTTGTTGTTACCGGTATTAAAGAAACTGATCAAATTCGTGTAGGTGATACGATTACAACGCAATCATCGGGTGCTTTAGAACCGCTTCGTGGCTATGAAGCGGCTCATCCTGTTGTTTATGCTGGGATATTTCCTAAAGATGATTTTTTAACGATGAAATCTGCGTTATTCAAAATAGCGCTAAATGATTCTTCTTTGAGCATTGAGGAGGACTATTCTGACGCTTTGGGACCTGGATTTAGAGTGGGGTTCCTAGGAAATTTTCATTTGCAAATCATTAGAGAACGATTGAAATCAGAATATGACCTTGAGGTCATAACCACCTCACCAAATGTCACTTACAAAGTACACCTTAAAAACGCGCAGTTATTAGCTATTAATAATCCGATTAATTTTCCGGACTTTTCAGATATCGATTACGTTGAAGAACCGGTTGTAACTGTTCAAATCACAACATTACCTGAGACCGTGAACCAAGTGATTAATTTATCAGAAAAATATAAAGGCATATTAACAGATCTTAATAATCTCAGTAACCTAGTGCAACTCACCTATGACATGCCACTTTCAGAGATTGCTTACCATTTTTTTAATGCTTTAAAATCAGAAACCCACGGTTATGCAACGTTATCAATGGGTAAAATAGTCTATCAACCGGCAGATATTGTCAAAATAACGTTTGATATTAATTATAGTCGGGTGCCACAATTGACGTATCTCACACACAGAATTGATGCCAACAATGAAGCACAGGCGTTAGTTCACAAACTAAAATATACTGTGCCACGCCAACTATATCCAATGCCAGCGCAAGCCATTATTGAAGGCCATGTTATTGCGCGAGTCGATATTCCGCCCATCAGAAAGAACGCTGCTGTTTCTGGCGATAAAAAAAGTATCTCAAAACAACAAGCGTTACTTCGTAGGCAAAGCCTCAATAAGAGAAAATCAAAACAATTAACATTTGAATTGCCACAAAGCGTATTTGATATTTTCTTAGAAATATAAATCAACACAATGACTGTAGGTATATGCTAAGTCATAGGTCTTTTGTAGATTATGTCATATTTTGGTATACTGAGTGTAATTCAAAATAATTGATTACTAGGGGGGAATATTTTGGACGCAGTCAATCAAACGAGATTTAATGCACAAATGGCATTTTTAAAAACAGCAAACTTTGGTCAATATTTATATAAATGGCGTTGGTTTTGCATGACGATACCGTTAATTAGTCTGGTATTTAATTTTGATACGAACTCAATTGTGTTTAATGTTTTAAGAATGGCGATCATTGAAATTGTTGCACTATGGACCATCTATTCAATGTATCTATTTTTCAAACCTTTGGCTTCAACACACACGGTAGCATTTTCTAAAATGAAATTGTTCTTAATGTATTTTGTTAATATGACAGTGATGTGGTTTCTTTTAAATAGTCATCTCAATACAAGTCACTTCAGTATGCGGAATTTTCTAATTGAATTAGGTATTTCAATCGCCTTTGGTTTAATATTTTCTGGGATTATGGCTTCTTGTATGAATGAAAATATTAAGGTGTTTGTCCGAAATAAGGGGCATCAAATATGAGATGAAAAATGTGTAGACTGGATCAATATGGTTTGGTTTTATAAACATTTAATGTAGCCAGCAAAAATGACCATGTATATATATTCATACATGGTCATTTTTTGTTGTTCTAATTTAAGTATCGAGTGACAATGGATAAAGATGATAGTCACATGCTCAATCCAGAGAAAGCCAGCCATTGTAGGCCATTTGACCAGTCACCGCGCTGTAATTTTTCTAGTAGGGCATAACCTTGTTTTGAGAGACTTTGCTCTAAAGATAATTTTCGAAGACCAGCTATAAGTAAATTAATCGCTTTTTGTTCAGGTAATGTATGATTATTCATGTTTTCGATGACGTTAGCAATAAGATTGCGTTCCTGACTATTCAGGTCTTTTTCCTCTGATAGAAATGATGATAACGACGTTTTTTTAGTTTTTTTTGCCATTTTTACAACCATAGTCCTTAATAATTATATTTTCCGGAAACCCAATGACCCAATGTTGATGACCAGCCGTTCAGTTAAATTGTTTGCTTAAAATGAGTAATTCTTTTGCTTCTAAAGGTATATTTTATGACAATTATACTAGTTTTTATCATATGTTGTGAATGTGCCGTTCAATAATTATTTTTTAAAAAGTAAAACCATGCTATATTAGTAAGGTTATTTATTTTTTAGGAGAATAGAAATGATTAAGAAAGTTGTGCTTTTTGTTGTTGTGTTGAGTGGTGTGTTTGTGATGGATAATCATAAGGTTTTGGGAGATACGATGGGTGAATATAGTCAAAATTATCATTTGAATGCCAAATCAGGTTTTATGAATGATATTCAAAGTATTGTTTATGATGAAAAAACTCAGGAATATAAGTTCTACTATTTGCATAACAAGGATTTTAAGGTTGGTGGTAATGGCACGGAATGGGAAGCAGTGTCTACGAAAGATTTTGTACACTATAATAGCTTAGGAACAGCTATCAAAAAGTATACGACACCCAATGGGGATATAGCCTCCGGAACGATTTATAAAGACTATGATAATACGTTAGGATTTGGTAAAGATGCGTTAATTAGCTACGTCACTAGCTATGGCGAAAAAGGGCAAACACAAAATATTTGGTTTTCTGTAGATAATGGGTTAACTTTTCAAGCTTATAAAAATAATCCCATCATGACACCTGATAATAAAGATGCTAATTTCAGAGATCCGTATGTTTTCAGATTAGATGGTACTTTTTATATGTATCTCGCTGAAGGTAATAAAATTGGTGTTTACAACTCCAAAGATGGGATTCATTTTAATTACAAATCTGGTATTTATAATAAAATTGATCAATTAGGACTATTAGAGTGCCCTAACTTATTCAAATTAAAAACAACAGATAGTCATGAAGACAAATGGGTCATGTTGTTTGGTGGTAATGGTTATCAACGTCAAGAGACCACAGGTACTTATTACGTTGTCGGTAATCTAATTGATGGGGTCTTTCAACCAGAAACTGATGCCAGAAGAGTGGACGATGGTAGTGACTTTTATGGCGCCAAATTTATGCAAACCAACAATCATCAATTACTTGGCTTAGGGTGGCTGGGTAGTTGGGACTATAATAAGCAAGTGAAAACCAATACCGGCAAGGTTGGTTCTATGAGTATGGCACGTGTCTTGTCATTAACGCAAAAAAATAACTATCGTTTAATAACAAATCAATTTTTAACTTCGACTTTATTTAAAAACAAAGTTGATGAGCAAACGGTCTATACAAAAGAGACCACAGCTGATGCTTTAGGGTATAAAACTGTTGTTGATAAAAATATACCATTGAAGAGTTTTGCATTAAATCTAAATACCGTCAAAGATAACGAGGCTTTTCCGTCACATATACATATTGAAATTGACAATCAGGACAGTTTTTTCAAATTCGATTTGGATACAACTAATGGTTATTACATGGTCTCTAGAAACAGTACAAACATCAAAAATGAAGAAGATGCTTATGGCCATTATGCTAAAGCGCACGTGTCTAAAATAAATGCGGTCAATCAATTGAACGTGCAATTATTTGTTGATGCAGGAAGTATTGAAATGTTTTTCCCTGAAACTGGAGAAACCTACTCATTAGCTAAGTTTTCTGAATCAGCAAACAATCATGTCACAGTCAAAGTAAACGGTGATACGAGAGTAGCTTATAGTGTACTCGAATAAAATAATTAAAAGCGCAAAATACGGGACAGTGTTTTGCGCTTTTTGCTTGTTAAGCAGTCGGAGTTAGGAACACTGTGACTTTCGATATCGTTGGCTTAGAGGTAAATGGTAATGATAGATTTCGTTAAACACGATATAGTCATTATGTTGCAGCATTTTTAGCATGTGTATAAATTCATAGCAATTAGCTTCGTCATTTTTTTGATCTGATCCTAAATAGAGAAAAATGACCAATCTAGCAAAATCCATAGTGAGCTTAGCCGTAAAATCGGTTATTGCACTGTAGTAAGAATTATCAGTAATTTTCCTAAAACTGTTTGAATCATAGTTGAAATTGGTGAGTTCAATTTGAACATAATTCAGAACAATACTAGCGACGTTTTGTTCTATTATATAAGAATATTCTGTGAATTCTTTATATTTTTTATATAAATCATGAACCTTAGTCATACATTCGCGTAATTTTACTGGGTCTTTTCTAAAAATAAAAATACCATCAACAAATGCTCTTAATTCGAACACCGACCAATATTTAGTTTCGGTTAAATGTCTTTTTAATGGGTATGCAGGATCGACAGCCATTCTTAAAGGGTTATTGCCAATAATATATACCTTGATGTATGCAATAGCAGCGAGAATTTGACTTTCTAGAGATGGATCCTTTTTTAATGCAATATGTTTCTGCATTAACGTGGCTGTTTTCTTCATATTAGCATCACTGTCAATTTGGTTCAAAATGCTATTAAACTGATATTCGGAGTTATTATAGTGAATAAATTGAAATTCATTTGGAGAGACTTCTAATCTTTTGAGAATGGCAAATAGTTTTTCGGATTCAACACTGTTATGCCCATTTTCAAATCGTGATGCGAAATTTCTAGACACAATTCCCATATAAACTTCTTTTTGAGTGAGTTTTTTTTGTTTTCGAATTACTTTAATGGTGTCTCCAAGTGTTTTCATAATTCGTAGTTGTCTCCGCTTATATCCAATAACGTAAACTATACTACACATATTAATAAAATGTCTAGATATATTTGATGATAAATTGGAAACAAGGAAAGGGCGTACGATAATGTTCAATACAATTATAAAGACATCATTAATTAGCCTCGTTTTTAATTTATCGATAACCTCTTTAAATTTTTTTTTCGGATTGTACTTTTTACAAATAACTCGGTCAGCTTTCATTTTTGGAACACTAACAATTATTGGACCATTGGTCAGCCTATTACTGACACCGATTATGACTAGAATTGTAGACACAGTTGCACACAAAAAGATACTATTAACAGCTCAAATAGTTTCGTTAGTATTTCTTTTAGCTTATTGGGTCGTAGTTAGTGATCATTTAGATGTTGGTACACTCGTATATGTCTATATTTTGATGATTATTATTCGGGTTAGTGAGGAATTATTTATCGTCACGTTAAAAGCGTCTACTACACAGTTGGTTGAAAAGCACAAATATCAAAGACTGAATGCATCAGTCCAGTCCGCTACTTCGGTTGCAAATATTCTTGGTCCTATTGTAGGAGGACTAGCATTTAGCTTACTCACACTGCCATTCTTTGTTTTTCTAATAATTATTCTAGTTGGTGTGTCAATCTTATCCACCAGTACGTTAAAACTAGATCCGTTACATAGGATAGCAGCCACTGGCAAAAATTCCTTTTTGTTGGTTATAAAATTTATTAAAGGCCGGCCAGAAATTTTATCTCTTGTTATTATTGCGATGTTTATCAACTTATTCGCCTCAGCCATAACGATTGGTTTACCTGTACTTGTTATTAACCAATTGTCTCTGTCAAAATTAGTTTACAGTTTTTTGGAAAGTTTAACTAGCGTTGCAATGGTAGTAGGTGGCATCATATTGACTATTCACACCATTAAAGATAACTTAAAAATTATGTATCAGTCAATGTTTTACTTTACTATAATCATTATTTTGTTCGGGTTTCCAGAATTAATAACACATAGTGATTTAATAATTATTGGACTTCTAGGGGGATTAGTAGTTGCTTTCGGACTGATAGTCGTATTTGCTAATACAGCAATGACAACTTATTTACAAATGGAAGTGCCAGAAAATAAGCAGGGTGGTGTTTATTCAATCATCAATGCGGTTTCTCAACTGTTTGTCCCTCTGGGAGGATTATGTTACGGTCTCTTGTTTGATCATTTTGAAAGTTACCAAGTGTTTATTTCATCTGGATTTTTAGCCTTGGTTATTATAATTGGATTATTACTACTGACGAAAAAAAGGATTATTAAAAGGATATAATGGTGCTAGTCTAAAAACAGTAACGCATAAAAGTCACACCGCCCCCTCAAAATCCTATACAGATGACAATTTAAAAGACTTGAAAAGCGTGCCTTGAAAGCTGAATTAGAGTTGGATATCTTAAAAAAATCAGATTTAGTCCAATTCATTGCAGGTTGGTATAATCGCAAACGTATTCACGGGCAATTCCAGTGGCCTTTGAGCAACAATAGCTAGTCAAAGTAGAATGTACGTCCAGTTTACTGGCTAGTCTCGCGTCATATAGTAGTGTGGTGCTAGTTCTTTTTGTGTCAGTGTGCCAGAAAAATAGTCTTCTACGACTGCTACCTTCAGTTTTTTTTTGTATATAAATTAGGGTATAATAATGTATGGTTGTTGTGTGGTAGCCGCTGAAAGGTGGTGGTGCTTATGGTTTATCCATGTGTGTTGCTACTAGAAAGGTGGCACAATGTCAGGTTACGAAGTAACTATGATTGTGTTAGGCTCTTTGAGTTTAATGCTATCAATGTTGGCATTTGTTGTTGTATTGGTTAAAAGTATTAAAAAATAATCAATAAAAAAACAGCCACAATTGAATTTGACCGTTCAAGGCTGTTTCTTTATTGAAATAAGTAGTGGCGGTTATCTCAAGACAACCATGGGACTAGTTAGCGCTAGTCCTTTTATGTGTCTTTATTATAACATATTCGCAACTTTTTCATCAAGTAATTGCGCAATAAATTGCTAGACCAGTCAAGGTTAACGTAATGTACATTATCGAAATTAATGGTTTATCAAGGCTTCAAGAACCTAAATTTTATCTTGTGAAATATAAAACCTAACAATGCTGTTTTAAATCCATTTTTACACTTTACAAATCACCTGATTTATCAGATTTCACAAAATAAAATACGTGTCTGATTTATTGACGTAGATCTGCTATAGCTAAGTCTGTTTTTTTGGAAATCATTTCAGAAAATTAGTGACTATAAAAAGTGGCGTAAATGACATGAGCTTATGGAAATATTTTTTTCTTAAATATGCGTTCTAATGACTTTATGAAATGTGAAGGGATCCAAGAAAGTTAGATTTGTGTCTAACTTTCTTGGATCCCTTTTATTGTGACAAGATATTGATTTTCAACATGTAGCGATATAAAAACAACAGATGTCAACGACAAAGCCAATTATTATGCGTATCAATCTATACCACATCTAACTATATTGTATGCGAAGAAAATATTGACAAATAATAAAAAATTAGCGTATGCTTGTTTCATGACATTAGAACAAACAGATTTACAGAGAACAGAGATTTTCAAAGTCCTTTCAGATATTAATCGCTTGCGCATTATCCGGGTTTTGCATCATGCCCAACGTGAAATGACTTGCGGAGAGATTGGTGAAAAATTAAATATTAGTAAGTCTACAGTATCATATCATTTTAAAATGTTGCGTCAGGTAGGTTTAACGAATACTAGGAG includes these proteins:
- a CDS encoding MFS transporter, whose product is MFNTIIKTSLISLVFNLSITSLNFFFGLYFLQITRSAFIFGTLTIIGPLVSLLLTPIMTRIVDTVAHKKILLTAQIVSLVFLLAYWVVVSDHLDVGTLVYVYILMIIIRVSEELFIVTLKASTTQLVEKHKYQRLNASVQSATSVANILGPIVGGLAFSLLTLPFFVFLIIILVGVSILSTSTLKLDPLHRIAATGKNSFLLVIKFIKGRPEILSLVIIAMFINLFASAITIGLPVLVINQLSLSKLVYSFLESLTSVAMVVGGIILTIHTIKDNLKIMYQSMFYFTIIIILFGFPELITHSDLIIIGLLGGLVVAFGLIVVFANTAMTTYLQMEVPENKQGGVYSIINAVSQLFVPLGGLCYGLLFDHFESYQVFISSGFLALVIIIGLLLLTKKRIIKRI
- a CDS encoding glycoside hydrolase family 32 protein; the protein is MIKKVVLFVVVLSGVFVMDNHKVLGDTMGEYSQNYHLNAKSGFMNDIQSIVYDEKTQEYKFYYLHNKDFKVGGNGTEWEAVSTKDFVHYNSLGTAIKKYTTPNGDIASGTIYKDYDNTLGFGKDALISYVTSYGEKGQTQNIWFSVDNGLTFQAYKNNPIMTPDNKDANFRDPYVFRLDGTFYMYLAEGNKIGVYNSKDGIHFNYKSGIYNKIDQLGLLECPNLFKLKTTDSHEDKWVMLFGGNGYQRQETTGTYYVVGNLIDGVFQPETDARRVDDGSDFYGAKFMQTNNHQLLGLGWLGSWDYNKQVKTNTGKVGSMSMARVLSLTQKNNYRLITNQFLTSTLFKNKVDEQTVYTKETTADALGYKTVVDKNIPLKSFALNLNTVKDNEAFPSHIHIEIDNQDSFFKFDLDTTNGYYMVSRNSTNIKNEEDAYGHYAKAHVSKINAVNQLNVQLFVDAGSIEMFFPETGETYSLAKFSESANNHVTVKVNGDTRVAYSVLE
- a CDS encoding helix-turn-helix domain-containing protein; the protein is MKTLGDTIKVIRKQKKLTQKEVYMGIVSRNFASRFENGHNSVESEKLFAILKRLEVSPNEFQFIHYNNSEYQFNSILNQIDSDANMKKTATLMQKHIALKKDPSLESQILAAIAYIKVYIIGNNPLRMAVDPAYPLKRHLTETKYWSVFELRAFVDGIFIFRKDPVKLRECMTKVHDLYKKYKEFTEYSYIIEQNVASIVLNYVQIELTNFNYDSNSFRKITDNSYYSAITDFTAKLTMDFARLVIFLYLGSDQKNDEANCYEFIHMLKMLQHNDYIVFNEIYHYHLPLSQRYRKSQCS
- the lepA gene encoding translation elongation factor 4 — translated: MDSNNIRNFSIIAHIDHGKSTLADQIMTLTHTVDQRSAKPQLLDNMAVEQQHGVTVKAQTVTNFFIAKDNQRYALNLIDTPGHVDFSYEVSKSLAATEGVILLVDATQGVQAQTVANFNLAKAQNIKILPVINKIDSLNADVAMVKQQILELDVDFSDSDILEVSAKHGTGVENLLEEIIQRIPMPKLDHSVSGLKALVFDLSYDNYQGIIAHVRLFSGELRANQKLHLMHADKKFESKTIGIFNPNMVEKDALHAGEVGFVVTGIKETDQIRVGDTITTQSSGALEPLRGYEAAHPVVYAGIFPKDDFLTMKSALFKIALNDSSLSIEEDYSDALGPGFRVGFLGNFHLQIIRERLKSEYDLEVITTSPNVTYKVHLKNAQLLAINNPINFPDFSDIDYVEEPVVTVQITTLPETVNQVINLSEKYKGILTDLNNLSNLVQLTYDMPLSEIAYHFFNALKSETHGYATLSMGKIVYQPADIVKITFDINYSRVPQLTYLTHRIDANNEAQALVHKLKYTVPRQLYPMPAQAIIEGHVIARVDIPPIRKNAAVSGDKKSISKQQALLRRQSLNKRKSKQLTFELPQSVFDIFLEI
- a CDS encoding ArsR/SmtB family transcription factor; translation: MTLEQTDLQRTEIFKVLSDINRLRIIRVLHHAQREMTCGEIGEKLNISKSTVSYHFKMLRQVGLTNTRRASQSKYLSLNDHTFNNFLPGFLDSL